From the genome of Rhinolophus ferrumequinum isolate MPI-CBG mRhiFer1 chromosome 24, mRhiFer1_v1.p, whole genome shotgun sequence:
TTGACCATCTATCACAGCTTTTTCTCCTGGCCTTCCCTTTGCCCACACTGGGAGATCTTGTATATGTCCTCAAAGCGGGTAAGACAGAAATCACTGTCCCCCAGTTTTTCAGTGTTAAGAGCTTTCAGAGGGCAGAGAACACACTCACCTTTCTAAAAGGTAAGCACCAGGGAAAGTGCTAAGGTGCACTACACACTGAGCCAGGCCCTGCTTTACACATGTAGCATGtctatgtacacatatacatatatgtctatGTGCACACATGGCCTCGGGAACCCTGCCACCACCACTgtacagaagaggagaaagagaaccaGACAGATGAATTAACTTGCCTACATCAAGCAGTTTCTGAACTAActgcagagccaggattagaacccaaGTATTTAACCATTTTGTTACATGCTCACAGCCACATCTGTCTCCAGGCACTGAGCTTGGGCTTGGGCAAATTCTACCAACTGACCACTGAGAGCTAGAACCAGGTCTAACTGGGAGGTGATAGCCAGCCCCTCAATCTTGCGGGACCAGCTTCCCCAGACTTTGTGAATGAAGgccaagaaagagaaatgttgCACTGACTCCCTTTGAGCTCCTATTTCTTTCTTGTAAAATGTGCTTATTTCAGCATCCATCATCTCCCTTTTGGTTGTGTAGACAATCCACTGTCAGATGGTTTGTGCTGTTattatgagtttgtttattattagatttatttctCCTATAGGCAAATGTGTTCACAACATTCCATTGGGGAATCTTAATTGTCACATAAATGTCATCTTATGTAAATTGAATATTTATCTTTCCATggaagggggtggaggggaaagaaagaataaacaaccTTCAGTCTTGGAGAGGGAAGGCGGTTCTGTCCCAGTCCACAACTCACCCATGTGCCTTCAAAGCCAAAGGTGAGCTGAAAAAATTATTCGATCATCTTTGAGGGGCAGCCAAAACggagggggaagaaaaagttGGCAATGATAGTTTTGGGATGTTGGGCCAGGCTCCCAGGTCTCCCCCCGCCAAACCCCGCCTGAGACcagaccaccccctccccagctgggAGCATCCGGAGAAGGCAGCAGCTTGCCCCTCACTCCTCCCCATCCAGGAGGCCAGCCCTACTCCTTCCTCGAGAGAAGGTGAGCGCGGCGGGCGCAACGAGTTGAGTGGGTGTGGCCCACGGCTCCGGGAACCGACCCAAGGCCCCGCCACCGCCCGCAAGCCGCCCGACAGTCCGCCCGCCTGGCGAGCGCAAGCTCTTCTTCCAGAAACTGCGAGGATACGAGCGCACTGTTTGTGCACCACAAGGTCAAGTCGGGAAGTGGAGCCGGAGGAGGAGGGGCGAGGAGAcgaagggtggggagaggggcgtCCCGCTTCTTCGCCAAGTGCCAGCCCTTGGAAGTTGCCCCTCGGTTTTTAACCCTTTAGGGAGAATGGGAAGGACAAGCAAGGGGAAGGAGATACCCCAGGGCAAACTCCCCAGGGCCAGGACGTgcagccacccacccacccatcacTGCGTTCCCCACCCCCCGGAAATGCGGGGCAGAGATGGGTGCCAGGAGGCAccgggcggggggagggggcgaCGAACCCGAGAGGGACCCTCTTTAAGGACCGCCCCTCCTTTCTTCAGGTCGCCCACAATTTCAAGTTTCCCCCGCCCGGGATGTTACGTTCCATCtgctgtgggtgggggaggagggccgcgccccctcccccagactCGCGCGcgcccctcccctctgctcctgccAGCACTTTCTGCTCACTTCTGGCGTTGTAAAACGCCACGCGTTTTATTCGAGTCGCATTTTTAAACCAGCGATTCAGGAGCAGGGCCTAGGGCGAGGGTCTTTCAGCGCCGGAGCCCTGGGAGGCGGGGTGCTCAGTGCAAACCTCGTTCCCTCCGCGAGTGTCGCCTTCAGGCTGTTATTTGCAAAGAAACGTCTTTTTGACGCAGGGAGAAATGGCAAATTTTAAGTACGTCATTAATATGGcgccaaaagatttttttaagtataagcttgctttttttttttttttaaggttgcgGGGGGCGCCGCCCGGGTCTGGGGCGCAAAGGGGGCGGGGTGTGAGCAGAAAGTGTGAGTGAGAGAGTGGAGGGGCGgggtatgtgtgtgagtgtgtgaagtGTGAGCAGACCTGATGGGACTTGCACGGGCGCAGCCGCCGCTCGGGCCCGGCCCTGGGGACAGGGCGGGCTGGGGGCGCCTCAGAGCCCTTGGGGAGTCCGAGCTCGAGGTGTAGGCAGGCGGGCGGCCGGGCAGGGCACCCTTCTCCCAAGGCCTTGAACGCTACCTGGACCCGTTGCTGAAGCCAAACAACTGGgtgcagggggttgggggggcgggCGACGGGGGGGTGTCAGGAGTGGAGATCCgagtgaataagaaaaaaagtggcTACTCCCCCTCCCTTGCTCCTCccgcccgcccccacccccaccccaacacatttttttttttctaaagagatCACAAGGAAGTcttggtttaaaaagaaacagaaacatacacaGGGGGTTGGTGAATGGTGCCGACCGCGGCCATCGCAGTTGGAAGCTATATTTTGGGGGAGTGAGTAGCGTCCATGGAGTTACTTTGCTCCCACTCCTAGCGGCAAGGGGTCGGGTCAGGCAGGCTGACCGTCCCCGGTAGGGGTGCGGGGCCGGGGACTCCGCGGGCCCCGCCGCCTCCCTCGCCGCGACCCCGGATGGATGCGCGCCCCCCGCCCGCCCGCGCCGGCCCCTGGAGCTCCGGATTTCGGGAGCATCCTTCCCGCGCCGGCCCCCGCCGCGGCGCGTAGCCGAGGGCAGCGCCCCTTGGAAGGGCACCACAGAGCAAGGTAAGATCCAGCCCCCAGCGATGGGCCCTGCGCATCTCCACAgcgttattttgtgtttttgcaaCAGATCTGCCAGCGCTCCTCGctccctcgctctctctcttgctcactcgctccctctctctctcctgctggcTGCCTGTTCTAGGAAGCCAGCGcgcggggggggggaggggggatgcACAGCACAGGGGAGAGAGATTGCGCATGTTGGTCAGTCGTGTTTTAAAGAGTACATTGCGGGGAGGCTGAGAGAGGCGCATGCAACAACAACTTTTGGAAGGGTGAGCTTGGCGACCTTCTTTATTAATGACTGCGGCAAAGCGCCCCCGGGCCGGCGAGGGGGCGCGGGCGGGCGGGGGCGCGCCGGGGCTGCAACTTGCCCCGCGGGCTCCAGCCGGGCGGAGGGACTGCGGCGGGAGACCGGTGCGGAGGGGAGGTCGCGCGGCCGGGGACGGGGGTTCGGAGGACCCAGAGCCAACTGCCCTCCTGTCGCTTCgagtttcattttgttgatacGCAGCACGTCCGGGCGCCGAACCGGGCTGAGCCGGTGCACATGACCCCGCGCTGAGCTCACGTGCAGCCGGCCGGGTCCCAGACACCTTCCGGGGGCCACTGCCTCCGCCCTGTCGCCCCCTCTCCGGGTTGGGTGCACGCGGGCGCTGCACGCGGGGGCAGCATGCTCAGCTCCCGGGCGCGGAGGCTCTGCACAAATTAAACAGTTttttggaggggtgggggacGCCCTTtccaggtgagtatggagggtgcgCGGCCCCGGCGCAGGGGGTGCGGGCTGGGGTCGGGGGCAGCTCCCACCTCCAGGGCTGCGCGGGAGTCCGGCGGGGGAGAAGCGCTGAGAGAGTGGAAATGTACCGGCGGCGGCCGGAGCGGCGGGTGCGCGCCCGCGGGGCGACGGCAGGGGGCGTGGCCCTTGTTTACCTTATCCCAACTCAGCCGGTTCGCGTCCCGCTCCGGGGATGGTTCTGCAGTCCCCGGCCCTTCGCCTCCGCCCCTGCGCCCTGGGTGGTACCGGGAAGACGTAGGCAAGTGGCGGCCCCAGCCTGGGACTTACACACCTGACCCCCAAATGGGTGACACtgcagcccccgcccccaccaagCGCCGCTGCAGTCCCTCTCCCGGATCCCGgtccggccccgcccccggcagTGGCATCTTCCCGGCctcacctccttcctccctctcttcctctctctctccctccctccttcccacccactcGCCTGCGCCTGCGGAGCGGCTCCCGCCCGCCGCCTCCCCGCCAGTGTGCAGACTTGTGGCTCCCTCTATCCCTGGGCCCTGAGACACCCTCTTCTCCAGGCCAAGGGATGAGAGGGGGTCAGCTAGGCCATCAGTAGCTGTTGTGTCAGAAGATGGGGTTGTCTGCGAGACAGGCAGGAAGGCTTCACTGTAGCTTCCAGAAGCCCAGGACATCTCCACACACGCACCCTGTACCCCACCACACACAGCTGCCCACCCCCCAAGGGGATCGGTAGCCCTTACCCGCATCACCTAAACCCCTTCCTCCGCCCCGGGCGTCTAGTCCACCTCCCGGCGCCGCCCCGGGCCCGAACCGCCTCTTGCCCTTCCTTCGCCTAGGCTGGAGCCCCCCGCAGCCACCTCCGGCTCCTCCTCCCGGCTCCTGCGGTCGGAATCACGCCGGCGCGCCTCCAGCCTGCTGTCCCGCGGACTGCCTCCAGGGGCAGGCTGGAGGCGCGtgccacccccactcccaatcCCCTTAGCCTCTGCCGTCGGCCCGGCCACTTGACTTTTTTTACCACCTTCGCCGCAAGTCTCGTGCCCAGGGCTAGTGGGGGCGGGAAGTGCTATGTTTTCCTTTGCCCCGTGCCAAGGGCAGGCTGCAGCCGGCAACTCCGATCTCTGCAGATTTTCAAACCTTGCCCCTGCACTtggcaacccccacccccacccccatatacTGCGGGATTCCGAGACACAGACGAAGTTTCATCCAGGGGCTGAGTTGCAGGGGGTCATCAGGAGGCATCCTGTTTGCACTCAGCATTGCCAAAGGGGAGGGGCTGAATGGGCACGACTGACCTGACGTCTTGCTTTTGTTGGAAGGGGAGGAGCGCTGAGCTTTGAGCCCAGAGAAGCTGTCAGGAGAACCCCCTTAACGGTTCTGTAGCAAACTGAATTCTGGGCCCGTGTGGTGGTAGGGCTGCCTGGCCCCTCCTCTCCAG
Proteins encoded in this window:
- the LOC117016534 gene encoding serine/arginine repetitive matrix protein 3 isoform X2; this translates as MRTTPSSDTTATDGLADPLSSLGLEKRVSQGPGIEGATSLHTGGEAAGGSRSAGAGRRGGGEGPGTAEPSPERDANRLSWDKSLRARELSMLPPRAAPACTQPGEGATGRRQWPPEGVWDPAGCT
- the LOC117016534 gene encoding uncharacterized protein LOC117016534 isoform X1; the encoded protein is MRTTPSSDTTATDGLADPLSSLGLEKRVSQGPGIEGATSLHTGGEAAGGSRSAGAGRRGGGEGPGTAEPSPERDANRLSWDKVNKGHAPCRRPAGAHPPLRPPPVHFHSLSASPPPDSRAALESLRARELSMLPPRAAPACTQPGEGATGRRQWPPEGVWDPAGCT